A region of Selenomonadales bacterium 4137-cl DNA encodes the following proteins:
- a CDS encoding CC/Se motif family (seleno)protein, whose protein sequence is MLTITPEAAAYIRSRNKPIYLDIPPAVGTCCIHMRDCPAVRFGEPPYDRESYEKRCIDGLTVFVPYDLPDQPLRIVLHSYFGFKNLTVSGWHLA, encoded by the coding sequence GTGCTGACCATAACCCCCGAAGCAGCCGCATATATCCGCTCGCGGAATAAGCCCATCTATCTCGACATTCCCCCGGCCGTCGGGACCTGCTGCATCCATATGCGGGATTGCCCCGCCGTCCGCTTCGGCGAGCCGCCGTACGACCGCGAGAGCTATGAAAAGCGCTGCATCGACGGCCTGACGGTATTTGTGCCTTATGATCTGCCCGACCAGCCTTTGAGGATAGTCCTGCACAGCTACTTCGGCTTTAAGAATCTGACGGTATCGGGCTGGCATCTGGCCTAG
- a CDS encoding cobyrinate a,c-diamide synthase: MTQSWNVPRVVIGAPHGHSGKTTISIGLVGALREQGYAVQPFKKGPDYIDPSWLGYAAGRPCRNLDCFWMDDHQIRTTLQRGAEGADIALIEGAMGLFDGVDLQGTGSTAQIARITRSPVILVVDVTRTTRSIAPLVLGFMHFEPDVSIAGVIFNKVARPRHESMLRAAIEEYCGIPVLGAVPKNAYSVFPERHLGLVPAAEHGTVSEAVAGNVAVAARHLDLGGIVAVAAKAPALASAVAGARSGQQIEARIGVIHDQSFTFYYPENIEALAAAGAELVYINSMADTELPAIDGLYIGGGFPEVFGEAIAANTGLRRAIARAAEAGLPIYAECGGLMYLGREIIWEGRTYPMCGVLPFSVVVEKGPQGHGYTLMRSLEGNPFFAAGAEVKGHEFHHSRLIAADSGLNYTYEVIRGHGIDGCRDGIIYKNTFATYNHIHAVANPEWAPRFVTLAAQWRRGVQARPDASPIPSDS; the protein is encoded by the coding sequence ATGACCCAATCCTGGAACGTCCCCCGCGTGGTCATCGGCGCGCCGCACGGCCATTCCGGCAAAACCACCATCAGCATCGGCCTGGTGGGGGCCCTCCGCGAGCAGGGCTACGCCGTCCAGCCGTTCAAAAAGGGACCCGACTATATCGACCCCAGCTGGCTCGGTTATGCCGCGGGGCGGCCTTGCCGCAATCTTGACTGCTTCTGGATGGACGACCATCAGATAAGGACCACCCTCCAACGCGGGGCTGAAGGGGCCGACATCGCCCTGATAGAAGGCGCCATGGGCCTGTTCGACGGTGTAGATCTCCAGGGCACCGGCAGCACTGCCCAGATCGCCCGCATCACCCGGTCGCCCGTCATCCTCGTCGTCGACGTCACCCGTACCACCCGCAGCATCGCACCCCTGGTGCTCGGCTTCATGCACTTCGAGCCTGACGTTTCCATCGCCGGCGTCATCTTCAATAAAGTAGCCAGGCCCCGCCACGAGAGCATGCTTAGGGCGGCCATCGAGGAGTACTGCGGCATTCCCGTGCTCGGGGCCGTTCCCAAGAACGCTTACAGCGTCTTCCCCGAGCGCCACCTCGGCCTCGTCCCGGCGGCCGAGCACGGCACCGTGAGCGAAGCTGTCGCCGGCAACGTCGCCGTCGCCGCCCGTCACCTCGATCTTGGCGGCATCGTCGCCGTCGCCGCCAAGGCGCCGGCCCTCGCGTCTGCCGTCGCCGGCGCCCGGTCCGGGCAACAAATCGAGGCCAGGATCGGCGTCATCCACGACCAATCCTTCACCTTCTACTACCCTGAAAACATTGAAGCCCTGGCTGCCGCCGGGGCTGAGCTCGTATACATCAACAGCATGGCAGATACGGAGCTGCCGGCTATCGACGGCCTATACATCGGCGGCGGTTTCCCCGAAGTCTTCGGCGAGGCCATAGCCGCCAACACCGGCCTCCGCCGGGCCATCGCCCGGGCGGCCGAAGCGGGCCTGCCCATCTACGCCGAATGCGGCGGTCTCATGTACCTGGGTCGCGAGATAATCTGGGAAGGGCGGACCTATCCGATGTGCGGCGTACTGCCGTTTTCCGTCGTCGTCGAAAAGGGACCCCAGGGGCATGGCTACACCCTGATGCGCAGCCTGGAAGGCAACCCGTTTTTCGCCGCCGGCGCCGAAGTCAAAGGCCACGAATTCCATCACTCACGCCTCATCGCCGCCGACTCCGGCCTGAACTACACCTACGAAGTCATCCGTGGCCACGGCATCGACGGCTGCCGCGACGGCATAATCTACAAAAACACCTTTGCCACCTACAACCATATCCACGCCGTGGCCAACCCGGAGTGGGCGCCACGTTTCGTGACTTTGGCCGCCCAGTGGCGGCGCGGCGTTCAGGCTAGGCCAGATGCCAGCCCGATACCGTCAGATTCTTAA
- a CDS encoding putative sulfate exporter family transporter, with protein MAGAPQSALPWYEREDTWAIIIGLGLTFLITIAFFIGAAGFFKTMAVGVSTWTDAGKMFGTLGSKVPGVIILFVFFLAAFSIAAKTMKINVGNYAAGFTVLFIISVAITALGANKFLKTWQLETPLLALLFGMLISNTITLPKWFQSALKTEFYVKTGIVLMGATLPFTIILKAGPMAMMQATIVAATTFFSIFWAATKLFNLDPRFGACLGAGGSICGVSGSIAIGGACRAEKEHVSVAISMVIVWAVVMVILLPIWCKALGMEPGPAGAWIGTSEFADAAGFAAAAAIGDERAVKTFTLMKVVGRDMFVGIWALLVAWLSVTVWEKKEGNGNGSERVDIGEIWRRFPKFVIGFFVASIFTTVLIAAMAPKMGAAYSKQVLGPIKNLRGWTFTWTFLSIGFTTRFRELTSFGWKPFAAFTIGVLINVPLGYWLSNHVFVSYWLGVK; from the coding sequence ATGGCAGGAGCTCCTCAATCAGCCCTTCCCTGGTACGAGCGGGAAGACACCTGGGCAATAATCATCGGTTTGGGCCTCACTTTCCTCATCACCATCGCCTTTTTCATTGGCGCGGCCGGGTTCTTCAAAACCATGGCCGTCGGCGTGTCCACCTGGACCGACGCCGGCAAGATGTTCGGTACTCTCGGTTCTAAGGTGCCGGGGGTGATCATTTTGTTCGTTTTCTTCCTGGCCGCCTTCAGTATCGCCGCCAAGACGATGAAAATCAACGTCGGCAACTACGCCGCCGGCTTCACCGTGCTGTTCATCATCTCCGTCGCCATCACCGCTCTCGGCGCCAACAAGTTCCTCAAGACCTGGCAGCTCGAGACCCCGCTGCTGGCCCTGCTGTTCGGCATGTTGATCAGCAACACGATCACCCTGCCGAAGTGGTTCCAGTCGGCCCTCAAGACGGAATTCTACGTCAAAACCGGTATCGTCCTCATGGGCGCCACCCTGCCGTTCACCATCATCCTCAAGGCCGGCCCCATGGCGATGATGCAGGCCACCATCGTCGCGGCCACCACCTTCTTCTCGATCTTCTGGGCCGCCACCAAACTGTTCAACCTCGACCCGCGCTTCGGCGCCTGTCTCGGCGCCGGCGGCTCGATCTGCGGCGTTTCCGGTTCGATCGCCATCGGCGGCGCCTGCCGGGCTGAGAAAGAGCACGTATCGGTCGCCATCTCCATGGTTATCGTCTGGGCGGTCGTCATGGTCATCCTGCTGCCCATCTGGTGTAAGGCCCTCGGCATGGAACCCGGGCCTGCCGGCGCCTGGATAGGCACCTCCGAGTTCGCCGACGCCGCCGGCTTCGCAGCCGCCGCCGCCATCGGCGACGAGCGCGCCGTCAAGACCTTCACCCTCATGAAGGTCGTAGGCCGCGATATGTTTGTCGGCATCTGGGCCCTCCTGGTCGCATGGCTGTCCGTAACTGTCTGGGAAAAGAAGGAAGGCAACGGCAACGGCTCCGAGCGCGTCGACATCGGCGAAATCTGGCGCCGCTTCCCCAAATTCGTCATCGGCTTCTTCGTAGCCTCCATCTTCACCACCGTTCTCATCGCCGCGATGGCACCCAAAATGGGCGCCGCGTACTCCAAACAAGTTCTCGGTCCCATCAAGAATCTCCGCGGCTGGACCTTCACCTGGACGTTCCTGTCCATCGGCTTCACCACCCGCTTCCGCGAACTGACCTCCTTCGGCTGGAAGCCGTTCGCCGCCTTCACCATCGGCGTGCTCATCAACGTGCCGCTGGGCTACTGGCTGTCCAACCACGTTTTCGTCAGCTACTGGCTCGGTGTGAAGTAA